The following proteins are encoded in a genomic region of Penaeus chinensis breed Huanghai No. 1 chromosome 10, ASM1920278v2, whole genome shotgun sequence:
- the LOC125029591 gene encoding prostaglandin G/H synthase 2-like: MSTSVLKTMATTGQRGDKGGGRVMFGVAGVILAASFLFMRTPVHETPAPTPTAAVIDYDPCCAYPCENQGICMSKPDRNYTCDCTGTGHYGTNCEIPTWSTAIKSKLKPDPEWLHTFITSNGWVWAIINRLPFIHRRLMTYVYLSRGDLVDSPPTYESEHSYITLNAYYNESFYGRALPPVPEHCPTPMGVTGPKEYPDADELIKKVFLRREFIPEPHETNVLFQYYAQHFTHQFFRTDYKKGPHLTKGTGGVDVSNIYGLTEQDRRALRSGVDGKLRTQKINGEDFPPYLKDVPGISMDYPPHIPIPEEGKFALGHPFFALLPGLFAYATIWVREHNRVCDELVKVHPDWDDERIYQTARLIITGEVIKITIEDYVQHLSQYKLKLTFEPELTHGTRFQYHNRIHAEFNHLYHWHPLIPDTLNVSGTDYAIMDMAYSTAPVFKHGLDEFIHTMVNSRAGALTTRNHAHTLYPVLKKVIENGRELRFQSMNAYRRRFGMVAFTSFEDLTGETELAAILEELYGDIEAVEFYVGLLAERPGPSITPLTMVNAGGPWSVKGLLANPICSPRYWKPSTFGGEEGFNIIKTASLEKLFCLNMKGKCEGISFKVPQGTP; encoded by the exons ATGTCAACGTCTGTGTTGAAAACCATGGCAACGACAGGTCAACGCGGCGACAAAG GTGGTGGCCGGGTGATGTTCGGAGTGGCCGGAGTGATCCTGGCGGCGTCGTTCCTGTTCATGAGAACGCCCGTGCATGAAACCCCAGCTCCTACGCCGACAGCTGCTGTTATCG ACTATGACCCATGCTGCGCCTACCCTTGTGAGAACCAGGGTATCTGCATGTCCAAGCCCGACCGAAACTACACATGCGACTGCACTGGCACGGGACACTACGGAACCAACTGCGAAATTC CTACTTGGTCGACAGCGATTAAAAGCAAACTGAAGCCAGATCCTGAATGGCTGCACACATTCATAACATCCAATGGCTGGGTGTGGGCGATTATCAACCGTCTTCCCTTTATCCACAGGCGACTGATGACTTACGTCTATCTTT CCCGCGGAGACCTGGTCGACTCTCCTCCCACGTATGAGAGCGAACACTCCTACATCACCCTCAATGCTTACTACAACGAGAGCTTTTACGGCCGCGCCCTCCCGCCTGTCCCTGAACACTGTCCCACACCCATGGGGGTCACAG GCCCCAAGGAGTACCCCGACGCCGACGAGCTTATCAAGAAAGTGTTCTTGAGGCGCGAATTCATCCCGGAACCTCACGAAACCAACGTCTTGTTCCAGTACTACGCTCAGCACTTCACTCACCAGTTCTTCAGGACCGACTACAAGAAGGGACCTCACCTCACCAAGGGCACTGGCGGC GTTGACGTCTCAAACATCTACGGACTCACTGAGCAAGACCGCCGAGCACTTAGGTCGGGCGTAGACGGCAAATTGCGCACTCAG AAAATCAACGGCGAGGATTTCCCACCTTACCTCAAGGACGTTCCCGGAATCTCCATGGACTACCCCCCCCACATTCCCATTCCTGAGGAAGGCAAATTCGCGCTCGGTCACCCCTTCTTCGCTCTTCTCCCTGGTCTCTTC gcCTATGCTACGATTTGGGTTCGTGAACATAACCGCGTGTGTGACGAACTCGTCAAAGTCCATCCTGACTGGGATGACGAGAGAATTTACCAGACCGCTCGCCTTATCATCACCG GCGAGGTCATCAAGATCACCATTGAGGATTACGTGCAGCACCTGAGCCAATATAAGCTGAAGCTGACCTTTGAACCCGAGTTGACGCACGGCACTCGCTTCCAGTACCACAACCGCATCCACGCTGAGTTCAACCACTTGTACCACTGGCATCCACTTATTCCCGATACCCTCAAT GTGAGCGGGACAGATTACGCAATCATGGACATGGCTTACTCTACCGCCCCAGTGTTCAAGCACGGTCTAGACGAGTTCATTCACACAATGGTCAATAGCAGAGCTGGCGCT CTGACGACCCGTAACCACGCCCACACTCTCTACCCCGTGCTGAAGAAGGTCATCGAGAACGGGCGGGAGTTGCGGTTCCAGAGCATGAACGCCTACCGCAGGCGCTTCGGTATGGTGGCCTTCACAAGCTTCGAGGACTTGACAGGCGAGACCGAGCTGGCTGCCATCCTGGAGGAGCTGTATGGAGACATCGAGGCTGTAGAATTTTATGTTG GTCTGCTTGCCGAGCGCCCCGGCCCCTCCATCACGCCTCTCACTATGGTCAACGCCGGAGGCCCCTGGAGCGTGAAGGGCCTCCTCGCGAACCCCATCTGCAGCCCCCGCTACTGGAAGCCCTCGACCTTCGGCGGCGAAGAGGGCTTCAACATCATCAAGACGGCGTCCCTCGAGAAGCTCTTTTGCCTCAACATGAAGGGGAAGTGCGAAGGCATCTCTTTCAAGGTCCCGCAAGGAACCCCTTAG